One segment of Pasteurella skyensis DNA contains the following:
- the truD gene encoding tRNA pseudouridine(13) synthase TruD, with protein MNLAYLNGEPKQAGRLKAEFADFIVREELGYDLANEGEFVAVKVRKTNANTLFVGEKLAKFAGISAKNMSYAGLKDRNAITEQWFCLHLAGKETPDFSQFSEEGVEILEVTRHNRKIRVGALVGNHFKLLLRDVKQTDDLEQRLTQIQAVGFPNYFTEQRFGRDGNNLIQAQRWANGEIKVKDRKKRSFYLSAARSDIFNQVVSARIQENLISRVVNNDLLQLAGSNSFFQATENELTELQQRLTDNDLLLTAPLFGEDSLDKSAPQPEQQIIAQHQSFIELMKEVRMKASRRAMLCKPQNFEWLFIDEGLKLNFFLESGSYATALVRELVVVE; from the coding sequence ATGAATTTAGCCTATCTAAATGGTGAACCCAAACAAGCGGGTCGATTAAAAGCAGAATTTGCAGATTTTATTGTGAGAGAAGAATTGGGTTACGATCTTGCTAATGAAGGAGAATTTGTTGCGGTTAAAGTGCGTAAAACCAATGCCAACACCTTATTTGTAGGGGAAAAATTAGCAAAGTTTGCGGGTATTTCTGCAAAAAATATGAGTTATGCTGGCTTAAAAGATCGCAATGCCATCACAGAACAATGGTTTTGTTTACACTTAGCAGGTAAGGAAACACCAGATTTTAGCCAGTTTTCAGAAGAAGGTGTCGAGATTTTAGAGGTGACTCGCCATAATCGTAAAATTCGAGTAGGGGCGTTAGTGGGTAACCATTTTAAGCTTTTATTAAGAGATGTAAAACAAACGGATGATTTAGAACAACGCTTAACACAAATTCAAGCGGTTGGATTTCCTAACTATTTTACCGAACAACGCTTCGGACGAGATGGCAATAATTTAATTCAAGCTCAACGTTGGGCGAATGGTGAAATTAAGGTGAAAGATCGTAAAAAACGCAGTTTTTATCTTTCAGCCGCACGTAGTGATATATTCAATCAAGTGGTTTCAGCCCGTATTCAAGAAAACCTTATATCACGAGTTGTAAATAATGATTTACTACAACTTGCAGGCTCAAATAGTTTCTTTCAAGCGACAGAAAACGAGTTAACAGAATTACAACAACGTTTAACGGATAATGATTTATTGCTGACTGCTCCACTGTTCGGGGAAGATTCCTTAGACAAATCAGCCCCACAACCTGAGCAACAAATTATTGCACAACACCAATCTTTTATTGAATTGATGAAAGAGGTAAGAATGAAAGCTTCTCGCCGAGCAATGTTGTGTAAACCACAAAATTTTGAATGGCTATTTATTGATGAAGGACTAAAATTAAACTTCTTTTTAGAATCAGGGAGTTATGCAACTGCGTTAGTGAGAGAGTTGGTAGTGGTTGAGTAA
- the trpS gene encoding tryptophan--tRNA ligase, whose translation MTTKKPIVFSGVQPSGELTLGNYLGALRQWVKMQDDYDCLYCIVDLHAITVRQDPEALRKATLDVLALYLACGIDPEKSTIFIQSQVPEHTQLAWTLNCYTYFGEMNRMTQFKDKSARYEENVNVGLFTYPILMASDILLYQTNQVPVGDDQRQHLEITRDIADRFNAIYGEKDTEGNVTKGIFEVPEVFIAKQGARVMSLLEPTKKMSKSDDNRKNVIGLLEDPKAVAKKIKRAMTDGDEPPVVRYDVKNKAGVSNLLDILSAITGKTIAQLEEEFEGKMYGHLKTAVADEVSTLLTDLQERFHHFRNNEALLEQIYRDGAKKARAKAQQTLKEVYQAVGFVA comes from the coding sequence ATGACAACAAAAAAACCAATCGTATTTAGTGGTGTTCAACCATCAGGTGAGCTTACATTAGGAAATTATTTGGGGGCGTTACGTCAGTGGGTAAAAATGCAAGATGACTATGATTGTTTATATTGTATTGTGGATCTACACGCGATTACAGTTCGCCAAGATCCAGAAGCGTTACGTAAAGCCACTTTAGATGTTTTAGCCCTTTATCTTGCTTGTGGTATTGATCCTGAAAAAAGCACCATTTTTATTCAATCTCAGGTGCCTGAACATACCCAATTAGCGTGGACGTTAAATTGTTACACCTATTTTGGTGAAATGAACCGAATGACCCAATTTAAAGATAAATCAGCACGTTATGAAGAAAACGTGAATGTGGGGTTATTTACTTATCCTATTTTAATGGCATCAGATATTCTGTTATATCAAACCAACCAAGTGCCAGTGGGCGACGATCAACGTCAGCATTTAGAAATTACACGAGATATTGCCGATCGATTTAATGCCATTTATGGTGAAAAAGATACAGAGGGCAATGTCACTAAAGGGATTTTTGAAGTGCCAGAAGTCTTTATTGCAAAGCAAGGTGCAAGGGTAATGTCATTACTTGAACCAACCAAAAAAATGTCGAAATCGGATGATAACCGTAAAAATGTGATTGGCTTATTAGAAGATCCAAAAGCCGTAGCCAAAAAAATCAAACGTGCAATGACAGATGGTGATGAGCCACCAGTAGTGCGTTATGACGTGAAAAATAAAGCAGGGGTGTCTAACTTATTAGATATTTTATCGGCAATTACAGGTAAAACTATTGCACAGCTGGAAGAAGAGTTTGAAGGCAAAATGTATGGTCATTTAAAAACAGCGGTGGCTGATGAGGTTTCTACATTGCTGACTGATTTACAAGAGCGTTTCCATCATTTCCGTAATAATGAAGCATTATTAGAGCAAATCTATCGTGATGGTGCAAAAAAAGCGAGAGCAAAAGCACAACAAACCTTAAAAGAGGTGTATCAAGCGGTAGGATTTGTTGCATAA
- a CDS encoding phosphoglycolate phosphatase, with protein sequence MNNKFKLIGFDLDGTLVNSLPDLTLSLNSVFAEVGLPPAPEETVLTWIGKGADVLFQKGLEWSGKAEQFNAEQIAQLKQRFDYFYGENVCNKSVLFPNVKSTLETLHQKGYILAVVTNKPTKHVQPVLKAFGIDHLFSETLGGQSLPLVKPHPAPLFYLFGKFGCYPNEVLFVGDSKNDILAAKVAGCKSVGLTYGYNYNIPISESEPDFVCEDFAEILKIA encoded by the coding sequence ATGAACAATAAATTTAAACTTATCGGATTTGATTTAGATGGCACATTAGTGAATAGTCTGCCAGATTTAACCTTATCATTAAATTCTGTTTTTGCAGAAGTTGGATTACCACCAGCACCAGAGGAAACTGTGCTTACGTGGATCGGTAAAGGGGCAGATGTTTTATTTCAAAAAGGCTTAGAATGGTCAGGCAAGGCGGAGCAATTTAATGCTGAACAAATCGCACAACTTAAACAACGTTTTGATTATTTTTATGGTGAAAATGTGTGTAATAAAAGCGTATTATTTCCAAATGTAAAATCCACCTTAGAGACATTGCACCAAAAAGGCTATATTTTAGCAGTAGTAACCAATAAACCAACTAAGCACGTACAACCTGTATTAAAGGCGTTTGGAATAGATCATCTATTTTCAGAAACCTTAGGTGGGCAATCGCTACCTTTGGTTAAACCACATCCAGCACCATTATTTTATTTATTCGGTAAATTTGGATGCTATCCAAATGAAGTGTTATTTGTGGGGGATTCTAAAAATGATATTTTGGCGGCAAAAGTTGCTGGGTGTAAAAGTGTTGGTTTAACCTATGGTTACAATTACAATATCCCTATCAGTGAATCAGAACCTGATTTTGTGTGTGAAGACTTTGCAGAAATCTTAAAAATTGCATAA
- a CDS encoding sulfite exporter TauE/SafE family protein, whose product MTITIFIVFLCLGAISGLLAGLFGIGGGMVIVPALVYLFAHIGVPDELIMSMALGTSFSTIVVNTFSAAQHHHKLGNIEFSVIKFFVPPLMIMGFVTAAVVTGLPKHIITKVFAVLMLYLSLKMFLSIKTPKRQLKQLTTKSMVIAGGTIGVLASLAGIAGGGFIVPFLESRGLPLKRAIGTSSLCGCLLGITGMCSFVFYGYDAPHLPAYSLGYVYLPALLGIVSVSFFTSKLGAKLATILSVGSLKRAFSLLLVVIAINMFFKY is encoded by the coding sequence ATGACAATAACGATTTTTATTGTTTTTTTGTGCTTAGGCGCGATTTCAGGGTTATTAGCAGGGCTATTTGGAATTGGCGGTGGAATGGTTATAGTGCCTGCATTGGTCTATTTATTTGCTCATATTGGTGTGCCCGATGAGTTGATAATGTCAATGGCATTGGGGACGTCGTTTTCTACCATTGTTGTAAATACCTTTTCTGCGGCTCAACATCATCATAAATTAGGTAATATAGAATTTTCAGTCATCAAATTTTTTGTGCCACCACTGATGATAATGGGGTTTGTAACAGCGGCTGTTGTAACAGGGCTACCTAAACATATTATTACAAAAGTGTTTGCGGTGTTGATGCTCTACCTATCACTCAAAATGTTTTTATCCATAAAAACACCTAAAAGACAGCTGAAGCAATTAACCACAAAATCTATGGTGATTGCAGGTGGTACAATTGGTGTATTGGCAAGTTTAGCAGGTATCGCAGGTGGTGGTTTTATTGTACCTTTCCTAGAAAGTCGAGGACTACCACTGAAACGAGCCATTGGCACATCTTCCTTGTGTGGCTGTTTACTAGGAATAACAGGGATGTGTAGCTTCGTTTTTTATGGTTATGATGCGCCTCACTTACCAGCTTACTCTTTAGGCTATGTCTATTTACCTGCATTATTGGGTATTGTATCGGTGTCTTTTTTTACCTCAAAGCTAGGCGCAAAATTAGCCACTATTTTATCGGTGGGTAGTTTAAAAAGAGCATTCTCATTATTATTGGTTGTGATTGCAATCAATATGTTTTTTAAATATTAG
- the lgt gene encoding prolipoprotein diacylglyceryl transferase, producing MYDNYLIYPNIDPIIFQIGPVALRWYGLMYLIGFAFAYWLGTRRAKKSNGLWTVEQVDQLLYNGFFGVILGGRIGDVFFYSFDKLLQDPLYLFRIWEGGMSFHGGLIGVIIAMLWTARRQKHTFWETADFAAPLIPFGLGMGRLGNFINGELWGRTTDVPWAMIFPHVDYQPRHPSQIYEFLLEGVLLFIILNVFIRKPRPLGAVSGLFLLCYGIFRFIVENFREPDMSLTLDLGIITRGQTLSLPMIVLGVLIMVIAYKKRKS from the coding sequence ATGTACGACAATTATTTAATTTATCCAAATATCGATCCAATTATCTTTCAAATCGGCCCTGTTGCGTTACGATGGTATGGCTTAATGTATCTTATTGGTTTTGCCTTTGCTTATTGGTTGGGTACACGCAGAGCAAAAAAATCTAATGGCTTATGGACAGTTGAACAAGTCGATCAATTGCTTTATAACGGATTTTTCGGCGTTATATTAGGTGGTCGCATTGGGGATGTATTCTTCTATAGCTTTGATAAACTCCTTCAAGATCCTCTTTATCTGTTCCGTATTTGGGAAGGAGGAATGTCGTTTCACGGAGGTTTAATTGGGGTCATCATTGCAATGCTTTGGACAGCTCGTCGTCAAAAACATACATTTTGGGAAACCGCTGATTTTGCTGCACCACTGATCCCTTTTGGTTTAGGAATGGGACGATTAGGGAACTTTATTAATGGTGAACTATGGGGAAGAACTACTGATGTACCTTGGGCAATGATCTTCCCTCACGTTGATTATCAACCACGCCATCCATCGCAAATTTATGAATTTCTACTAGAAGGCGTGCTGTTATTTATCATTTTAAATGTATTTATTCGCAAACCTCGCCCACTTGGTGCTGTATCAGGGCTATTCTTACTGTGCTATGGTATTTTCCGCTTTATCGTTGAAAATTTCAGAGAACCAGATATGAGCCTTACTCTTGATTTAGGGATTATCACACGTGGACAAACATTGTCACTACCGATGATTGTTTTGGGAGTGTTAATTATGGTTATTGCTTATAAAAAGCGTAAAAGTTAA
- a CDS encoding LysM peptidoglycan-binding domain-containing protein — MKKLFLLFPMTALTLAGCSTYSPAMEDEDVLPPPPPAIETTNVGWQNTETTVYTPTQVESPIYQEETTPATSVSQNTQTITIPRDAEGRPDYSQMTKGSYTGSTYTVQKGDTLFLISYLSGQDVNTLARLNNLNQTYSLTIGQVLKLR; from the coding sequence ATGAAAAAATTATTTTTACTATTTCCAATGACGGCATTAACTTTAGCTGGCTGTTCAACATATAGCCCAGCAATGGAAGATGAAGATGTATTGCCACCGCCACCACCAGCAATTGAAACGACCAATGTGGGTTGGCAAAATACTGAAACTACAGTGTATACTCCTACTCAAGTTGAGAGTCCAATCTATCAAGAGGAAACAACACCAGCGACCTCAGTATCACAAAACACTCAAACTATTACCATTCCTAGAGATGCAGAAGGTCGTCCTGATTATAGTCAAATGACGAAAGGTTCTTATACTGGTAGTACTTATACAGTACAAAAAGGTGATACTCTATTTTTGATTTCTTATTTATCAGGACAAGATGTGAATACACTTGCACGTTTAAACAATTTAAATCAAACATATAGTTTAACAATTGGACAAGTGCTAAAACTTCGATAG
- the surE gene encoding 5'/3'-nucleotidase SurE, with the protein MKILISNDDGIHAKGINVLASTLREAGHNVTIVAPDRNRSAASSCLTLVDPLRVKKLSEQNYTVVAGTPADCVHLALNGFLEEEFDLVVSGINHGANLGDDVIYSGTVAAAIEGRHLPLPSIAVSLVEKNDSTYLVSGEHHFETAAKVVLDLLQKIEIDLLPNKQILNVNVPNVPYSKLAGIEITRCGNRLADAKIIKEKDPRDATVYWIGPSGTPIDEGEGTDFFAVKQNKVSITPIQADMTAHQSIAGLKEKF; encoded by the coding sequence ATGAAAATTTTAATAAGTAATGATGATGGTATCCACGCAAAGGGTATCAATGTATTGGCTTCGACGTTACGTGAGGCAGGACATAATGTAACGATAGTTGCGCCAGATAGAAATAGAAGTGCGGCATCAAGTTGTTTAACTTTGGTTGACCCATTAAGAGTGAAAAAGCTATCAGAACAAAATTATACTGTTGTCGCAGGTACACCTGCAGACTGCGTACATTTAGCATTAAATGGCTTTCTTGAAGAAGAGTTTGATTTAGTTGTTTCTGGGATTAATCACGGAGCAAATTTGGGTGATGATGTGATTTATTCAGGAACCGTCGCTGCAGCAATTGAAGGTCGTCATTTACCATTACCTTCTATTGCAGTCTCTTTGGTTGAAAAAAATGACTCTACTTATCTTGTATCAGGTGAACATCATTTTGAAACAGCGGCTAAAGTTGTTCTCGATTTACTTCAAAAAATAGAAATAGATCTTCTGCCAAATAAACAAATTCTGAATGTAAATGTGCCAAATGTCCCTTATTCAAAGTTAGCTGGTATTGAAATTACTCGCTGTGGGAATCGTCTTGCAGATGCAAAAATCATTAAAGAGAAAGATCCAAGAGATGCGACTGTTTATTGGATTGGACCAAGTGGTACACCTATTGATGAGGGCGAAGGCACAGACTTTTTTGCAGTTAAACAAAATAAAGTGTCCATTACACCGATTCAAGCAGATATGACTGCTCATCAATCTATTGCAGGTTTAAAAGAAAAATTTTAA
- the nlpD gene encoding murein hydrolase activator NlpD — protein sequence MKKTFLLLPLGAVVLASCSSQRAAPVGYASNADLFPGTTRPVNRAGKAGYQHNANIQKTRMPTSMNTAPRAGASSVVPAVQPKGNSVVNTNVAPTVTQQQVVTNVTPKTMEKPTVAEGAINIPRDDATHKPIYSEIDKGFYDKNVYTVRQGDTMFLIAYIAGKDVREIAALNGLEEPYPLKIGQKIKLTGSYPKKVVKQQVVKQKIVKPKVITKTVVTKPKQVVVKAQGEIADKAISTAKTVSKVTYKATRNGTAYGSDGTVRGPVKATTSTERMTTKAVRMADSSLKWNWPTAGRVVSRFSSADGGNKGIDIKGSKGQAVKATASGRIVYAGNALQGYGNLIIIKHNDNYLSAYAHNDEILVEEQDTVKIGQRIATMGNTGTNTTKLHFEIRYKGKSVNPMDYLPRR from the coding sequence ATGAAAAAAACATTTTTACTGCTTCCTCTAGGGGCGGTGGTCTTAGCTTCTTGTAGCTCTCAGCGAGCGGCACCTGTTGGGTATGCTTCTAATGCAGATCTTTTTCCAGGCACTACTCGTCCTGTGAATCGTGCTGGAAAAGCAGGTTACCAGCATAATGCAAATATTCAAAAAACAAGAATGCCAACTTCAATGAATACCGCACCAAGAGCAGGGGCAAGTTCAGTGGTACCAGCAGTTCAACCAAAAGGAAATTCTGTTGTAAATACCAATGTTGCGCCTACAGTGACACAGCAACAGGTAGTTACAAATGTAACGCCAAAGACAATGGAAAAGCCAACTGTCGCAGAGGGAGCGATAAATATTCCTCGGGATGATGCGACTCATAAACCTATTTACAGTGAAATTGATAAAGGATTTTATGACAAAAACGTTTATACGGTTCGTCAAGGCGATACAATGTTCTTGATTGCCTATATTGCAGGTAAAGATGTCAGAGAGATTGCTGCGTTAAATGGTTTGGAAGAACCTTATCCATTAAAAATTGGACAAAAAATAAAACTAACAGGTAGTTATCCTAAAAAAGTTGTGAAGCAACAAGTGGTGAAACAGAAAATTGTTAAACCAAAAGTGATAACTAAAACTGTTGTTACAAAACCTAAACAAGTAGTCGTTAAGGCACAAGGAGAAATTGCAGATAAAGCGATTTCTACTGCAAAAACGGTTTCTAAAGTCACCTACAAAGCGACTAGAAATGGAACAGCATATGGTTCAGATGGTACGGTCAGAGGCCCTGTAAAAGCCACAACCAGCACAGAAAGAATGACAACTAAAGCAGTGAGAATGGCTGATTCGTCGTTAAAATGGAACTGGCCAACAGCAGGGCGTGTTGTATCTCGTTTTTCATCAGCAGATGGTGGAAACAAAGGTATTGATATTAAAGGTTCTAAGGGACAAGCTGTAAAAGCGACAGCGAGCGGTCGAATTGTATATGCAGGTAATGCTCTGCAAGGCTATGGTAATTTAATTATTATTAAGCACAATGATAATTATCTCAGTGCTTATGCTCACAATGATGAAATTTTAGTTGAAGAGCAAGACACCGTAAAAATTGGACAGCGTATTGCAACAATGGGTAATACAGGTACTAACACTACCAAATTACACTTTGAAATTCGTTATAAAGGTAAATCGGTTAATCCAATGGATTACTTACCTAGACGTTAA
- a CDS encoding Fic family protein, translating into MNKPPFEITNKSLNLMVQISEKIGRLQADYEKQLHLRKNNRLRSIQASLAIENNSMSLEQVTDIINGKRVLGSPKEIQEVKNAYDAYEKIHHFSPYSVKDFLMAHRLMMQGLTNDAGSFRTGDVGIFNHQGEVIHMGARPEFVPKLVKDLFDWAKNDDTPALIKSCVIHYELELIHPFADGNGRMGRLWQSVLLSKENPVFEWLPIETMVYEHQNEYYATLRQADKTSSATVFIEFILATILETIQTYPEKQMSDIMSDMVSDKFSTLEKEAYSKIKYYLDNHAQISNQQAQQLLAKSAPTVRRYLNKFVAYGLLQASGKNKARIYFK; encoded by the coding sequence ATGAACAAGCCGCCTTTTGAAATAACCAATAAATCTCTGAATTTAATGGTACAAATATCAGAAAAAATTGGGCGTTTACAAGCGGATTATGAAAAGCAGCTACATTTGCGAAAAAATAACCGTTTACGTTCTATTCAGGCATCATTAGCGATTGAAAATAACTCAATGAGTCTTGAGCAGGTCACTGATATTATCAATGGAAAGCGGGTATTGGGTTCGCCAAAAGAAATTCAAGAAGTGAAAAATGCTTATGATGCCTATGAAAAAATACATCATTTTTCACCTTATTCTGTTAAAGATTTTTTAATGGCTCATCGTTTAATGATGCAAGGATTGACCAATGATGCAGGATCTTTTCGTACTGGTGATGTTGGGATTTTTAATCATCAAGGTGAAGTCATTCATATGGGGGCAAGACCTGAGTTTGTCCCTAAATTAGTAAAAGATTTATTTGATTGGGCAAAAAATGATGATACACCTGCTTTAATTAAAAGTTGTGTAATACATTATGAATTAGAGCTTATTCACCCTTTTGCTGATGGTAATGGACGAATGGGACGTTTATGGCAAAGTGTTTTATTAAGCAAAGAAAATCCAGTTTTTGAATGGTTACCGATTGAAACAATGGTATATGAACATCAGAATGAGTATTATGCAACATTAAGACAAGCGGATAAGACAAGTTCTGCGACAGTATTTATTGAATTTATTCTAGCTACTATTTTAGAAACAATTCAAACATATCCAGAAAAACAGATGAGCGATATAATGAGCGATATGGTGAGCGATAAATTTTCAACACTTGAAAAAGAAGCTTATTCTAAAATAAAGTATTATTTAGACAATCACGCTCAAATTAGTAACCAACAAGCTCAGCAATTATTGGCAAAATCAGCTCCAACGGTAAGGCGTTATTTGAATAAGTTTGTGGCTTATGGTCTATTGCAAGCAAGTGGTAAGAATAAAGCCAGAATTTATTTTAAATAA
- the rluC gene encoding 23S rRNA pseudouridine(955/2504/2580) synthase RluC, whose protein sequence is MTEKIISAKVQFVTISDDESGQRIDNFLLAKLKGVPKSLIYRIVRKGEVRVNKGRVKPEYKLQADDVVRIPPVRVSEKNTAPISTKLNKVAELESHILYEDEVLIVVNKPSGIAVHGGSGLSFGLIEALRALRPQARFLELVHRIDRDTSGILLVAKKRSALRNLHEQLRVKTVKKDYLALVRGQWQSHVKAVKASLKKNELASGERIVRVSEEGKPSDTRFSIEERYQNATLVKASPVTGRTHQIRVHTQYAGHPIALDSKYGDAEFDQKMKSFGLNRLFLHAYSIRFTHPRTEEEMVITAPLDSNLKAILKRLRDEN, encoded by the coding sequence ATGACAGAAAAAATAATCAGTGCCAAAGTGCAATTTGTAACCATTAGTGACGATGAAAGTGGGCAACGAATTGATAATTTCTTACTCGCAAAACTTAAAGGTGTACCGAAAAGTTTAATTTATCGTATTGTTCGCAAAGGCGAAGTGCGAGTAAATAAGGGACGAGTAAAACCTGAATATAAGCTACAGGCTGATGATGTGGTTCGCATTCCACCTGTGCGAGTATCTGAAAAAAACACTGCACCGATTTCAACAAAACTCAATAAAGTGGCGGAATTAGAAAGCCATATTTTATATGAAGATGAAGTACTAATCGTGGTTAATAAACCGTCAGGCATTGCGGTTCACGGTGGCAGTGGATTAAGTTTTGGGCTGATTGAAGCATTGCGAGCATTACGTCCACAAGCTCGTTTTTTGGAATTAGTCCACCGTATTGATCGTGATACATCAGGGATTTTATTAGTTGCCAAAAAACGCTCTGCGTTACGTAACTTACACGAACAGTTACGCGTTAAAACCGTGAAAAAAGACTATCTCGCCTTAGTGCGTGGGCAGTGGCAATCCCACGTAAAAGCCGTTAAAGCATCGTTAAAAAAGAATGAATTAGCCAGTGGCGAACGTATTGTGCGAGTCAGTGAAGAGGGTAAGCCATCGGATACTCGTTTTAGTATTGAAGAGCGTTATCAAAATGCAACTTTAGTGAAAGCCTCGCCAGTCACAGGACGCACTCATCAAATTCGAGTACATACTCAATATGCAGGACATCCTATTGCGTTAGACAGTAAATATGGCGACGCAGAATTTGATCAAAAAATGAAAAGTTTTGGGCTAAATCGTCTGTTTTTACACGCCTATTCAATTCGCTTTACCCACCCAAGAACCGAAGAAGAAATGGTGATTACCGCTCCACTTGATAGCAACTTAAAAGCAATTTTAAAAAGGCTTAGAGATGAAAATTAG
- a CDS encoding YqaA family protein, whose protein sequence is MKLFGTVYDKVMEWSSHRLAWLWLSFISFIEAIFFPIPPDVMLIPMSMSKPKLATRYAIYTTIASVLGGAIGYSIGYFAFDWVKDIIITWGYQTKFEQTITWFEQWGVFVVFLAGFSPIPYKIFTICAGVMQMLFLPFVLTATISRFLRFLLVAKLSAWGGEKYANKIRKSIEIIGWSVVLLAVIAYFLYQFFK, encoded by the coding sequence ATGAAATTATTTGGCACGGTTTATGACAAGGTAATGGAGTGGTCATCACACCGCTTAGCGTGGTTATGGTTAAGTTTTATCAGCTTTATTGAGGCGATATTTTTCCCTATTCCACCTGATGTAATGCTTATTCCAATGTCGATGAGTAAGCCGAAATTGGCGACTCGTTATGCTATTTATACGACTATCGCATCAGTACTAGGTGGTGCAATAGGATATAGCATTGGTTATTTTGCTTTTGATTGGGTAAAAGACATTATTATAACTTGGGGCTATCAAACTAAATTTGAACAAACCATTACTTGGTTTGAACAATGGGGTGTTTTTGTGGTCTTTCTAGCAGGGTTCTCGCCAATTCCCTACAAAATATTTACGATTTGTGCTGGCGTAATGCAAATGTTATTCTTACCTTTTGTATTAACTGCCACAATATCTCGTTTCCTGCGTTTTTTGCTTGTAGCAAAATTATCTGCTTGGGGAGGAGAAAAATATGCAAATAAAATCCGTAAATCGATTGAAATTATTGGCTGGTCAGTTGTATTATTAGCAGTGATAGCTTATTTTCTCTATCAATTTTTTAAATAA
- the folP gene encoding dihydropteroate synthase yields MKISYKNYQKCDRLLDLTNPNIMGILNFTPDSFSDSGRFFSLDKALFQVEKMLNEGADIIDIGGESTRPNAEIISEQQELERVVPLVEAVRSRFDCLISVDTSKAEVMKESAKMGMDIINDIRALTLPNALDTAAEVGLPVCLMHMQGTPQTMQQAPEYDDVIEEVATFLNQRAFACVTAGIPPQHIILDVGFGFGKTVEHNYQLLKHLHIFAESGYPILAGLSRKSMIGAVLDKPVEERLVGSVAGALLCVQNGAKIVRVHDVKETADALKIWNVMQEVD; encoded by the coding sequence ATGAAAATTAGTTACAAAAATTATCAAAAATGTGACCGCTTATTAGATTTAACTAATCCGAATATTATGGGGATTTTAAATTTTACCCCTGATTCATTCTCGGATAGCGGACGTTTTTTCTCGTTAGACAAAGCCCTTTTTCAAGTGGAAAAAATGCTTAATGAAGGAGCTGACATTATTGATATTGGCGGAGAGTCTACTCGCCCTAATGCTGAAATTATTAGCGAACAACAAGAGCTAGAACGTGTCGTTCCCTTAGTAGAAGCGGTTCGATCACGCTTTGATTGTTTAATTTCAGTGGATACCTCAAAAGCGGAAGTAATGAAAGAGTCGGCAAAAATGGGAATGGATATTATCAATGATATTCGTGCTTTAACCTTGCCTAATGCGTTGGACACCGCCGCTGAGGTAGGTTTGCCTGTTTGCCTAATGCATATGCAAGGCACACCTCAAACAATGCAACAAGCCCCTGAATATGATGATGTTATTGAAGAAGTAGCGACTTTTTTGAATCAACGAGCCTTTGCTTGTGTAACAGCAGGTATTCCTCCACAGCATATTATTTTAGATGTTGGTTTTGGTTTTGGTAAAACTGTTGAGCATAATTATCAATTATTAAAACATCTGCACATTTTTGCTGAATCTGGTTATCCAATTCTGGCAGGGCTTTCTCGTAAATCTATGATTGGGGCAGTGCTGGATAAACCTGTTGAAGAGCGTTTGGTTGGTAGTGTTGCAGGGGCATTATTGTGTGTACAAAATGGTGCTAAAATTGTACGTGTTCACGATGTAAAAGAAACAGCGGATGCGTTAAAGATTTGGAATGTGATGCAGGAAGTTGATTAA